A stretch of the Proteus sp. ZN5 genome encodes the following:
- the ybbP gene encoding putative ABC transporter permease subunit YbbP, translating to MIWRWFWREWRSPALLIVWLSLALAVACVLALGRIGDRIDKSIYAQSRDLIAGDLVLRASYPVDENWLTEAKKEGLTLSRQMQFTTMSYAPEGDTPQLALVKAADNLYPLYGELETEPAGLKPEKGTALVGARLLELLDIKVGDNIDVGDASFTISGVLIQEPDSGFNPFQIAPRILINLDDVEATGAVQPGSRLTYRYMFAGDEAVIDSYQQRFDPLLKPDQRWNSLKQDSGALSQSMERAKNFLLLSALLTLLLAISAVAVSMAHYCRSRHTLIAVLKTLGADKRALRKWIVGQWGVILVGAIVAGSLVGLVFEAILLQILAPVLPKSLPEASFLPWVWSVGSLLLIALLTGLRPYYQLMATQPSRVLRSDTTAPIWPLRYYLPIVGLIIVGALTLFAGTGVLLWSILFGVVVIAFLLGIIGWLGLWVLKQFKFRQLSARLAVTRLLRQPFQTMTQLAAFALSFMLLTLLVLIQGDLLDKWQKQLPEDSPNYFLINMSAPQVQEINTLLAKYNVEPTDAFPVVLARLTQINENNAKEWADKRDAGNNTVRRELNLTWHSELPKDNVIVEGTWPPEGNGVSLDQGVAEQLEIKLGDELTFVGDTREFKSIVTSIRHVDWENMRPNFFFIFSEEGLSNQPEKWMSSFYYNGEGTLITALNRQFPTVSVLDTGALIQQVQQILQQVSRALEIMVGLVMSCGALLLVAQIQVGMTQRRIELVVYRTLGAGKSLLRRTLWAEFALLGLMAGLAAAIGAEVALSLLQISVFNFPWQPQWGMWIIVPIVAALLLSLCGSILGIRLLQDKGQYRRIQGE from the coding sequence ATGATTTGGCGTTGGTTTTGGCGTGAATGGCGTTCTCCTGCACTATTAATTGTTTGGCTTTCTTTGGCGCTGGCAGTTGCTTGTGTGCTTGCTTTAGGGCGTATAGGTGATCGCATCGATAAAAGCATTTATGCTCAAAGTCGTGATTTAATTGCTGGTGATTTAGTTTTACGTGCATCTTATCCCGTTGATGAAAATTGGCTTACAGAGGCGAAGAAAGAAGGATTAACGCTCAGTCGCCAAATGCAATTTACTACCATGTCTTATGCGCCTGAAGGTGATACACCTCAGCTTGCGTTGGTGAAAGCCGCAGATAATTTATATCCACTGTATGGTGAGTTAGAAACAGAGCCAGCAGGCCTAAAGCCTGAAAAAGGAACTGCGCTTGTTGGCGCTAGATTGCTTGAATTACTTGATATAAAAGTCGGCGATAACATTGATGTAGGCGATGCCTCATTTACTATCAGTGGTGTATTAATTCAAGAGCCAGACAGCGGGTTTAATCCTTTTCAAATCGCACCCCGTATTTTAATTAATCTTGATGATGTTGAAGCTACTGGAGCGGTGCAACCCGGAAGCCGCCTGACTTATCGCTATATGTTTGCGGGCGATGAAGCGGTGATTGATAGTTATCAGCAACGCTTCGATCCCCTATTAAAACCAGACCAGCGCTGGAATAGTTTAAAACAAGATAGTGGGGCGCTTTCACAATCAATGGAGCGTGCGAAAAACTTTCTTTTGCTCTCTGCTTTATTAACGCTATTGCTTGCTATATCGGCAGTTGCTGTTTCAATGGCTCATTATTGCCGCAGTCGTCATACCTTAATTGCGGTATTAAAAACATTAGGTGCAGATAAACGGGCATTGAGAAAGTGGATTGTTGGGCAATGGGGAGTGATCCTTGTTGGCGCTATTGTTGCTGGCTCATTAGTCGGGCTTGTTTTTGAGGCAATATTGCTACAAATTTTAGCTCCAGTTTTGCCAAAAAGTTTGCCTGAAGCGAGTTTCTTACCATGGGTATGGTCTGTGGGCTCATTACTGTTAATTGCTTTATTAACAGGATTAAGACCTTACTATCAATTAATGGCGACACAACCTTCCCGTGTATTAAGAAGTGATACCACGGCACCTATATGGCCTCTGCGTTATTATTTACCGATTGTAGGTTTAATTATTGTCGGTGCTTTGACGCTTTTTGCGGGAACAGGTGTTTTACTCTGGTCAATTCTATTTGGTGTTGTTGTTATTGCTTTTCTACTTGGAATAATTGGTTGGCTAGGATTATGGGTATTAAAGCAGTTTAAATTCCGTCAACTCAGTGCACGTTTAGCGGTGACTCGTTTATTACGACAACCATTTCAAACGATGACCCAGCTTGCAGCTTTCGCGCTTTCATTTATGTTATTAACGCTTTTAGTCCTTATTCAAGGTGATTTACTAGACAAATGGCAAAAACAGTTACCAGAAGATAGTCCTAATTATTTTCTAATCAATATGTCAGCGCCTCAGGTTCAAGAAATTAATACCTTATTGGCGAAGTATAACGTTGAACCAACGGATGCATTTCCTGTGGTATTGGCGCGTTTAACACAGATTAATGAGAATAATGCCAAAGAGTGGGCAGATAAACGTGATGCTGGTAATAACACTGTTCGTCGAGAGCTTAACTTAACGTGGCATAGTGAATTGCCAAAAGATAACGTGATTGTTGAGGGAACATGGCCTCCTGAGGGGAATGGTGTTTCTCTCGATCAAGGTGTTGCTGAACAACTCGAAATTAAGTTGGGTGATGAATTAACATTTGTTGGTGATACTCGTGAATTTAAGTCCATTGTTACTAGCATTCGCCATGTTGATTGGGAAAATATGCGTCCTAACTTCTTTTTTATCTTCTCTGAAGAGGGGTTAAGTAATCAGCCAGAAAAATGGATGAGTAGTTTTTATTACAATGGTGAAGGAACGTTAATTACGGCGCTTAATCGGCAATTTCCAACGGTAAGCGTATTAGATACAGGCGCATTAATTCAGCAAGTTCAACAAATCTTACAGCAAGTCAGTCGAGCATTGGAGATTATGGTTGGATTGGTAATGAGCTGTGGTGCGTTATTGTTAGTAGCTCAAATTCAGGTAGGAATGACACAACGACGCATTGAGCTGGTGGTATATCGTACACTAGGTGCAGGTAAATCATTATTAAGACGGACTCTTTGGGCAGAGTTTGCATTGTTAGGTTTAATGGCAGGATTAGCTGCGGCGATTGGGGCTGAGGTTGCATTAAGTTTATTACAAATATCGGTGTTTAATTTCCCTTGGCAACCGCAATGGGGAATGTGGATTATTGTACCTATTGTTGCGGCACTATTACTTTCATTATGTGGCAGTATCTTAGGGATCAGACTGTTGCAAGATAAAGGGCAGTATCGACGAATTCAAGGCGAATAG